Below is a genomic region from Miscanthus floridulus cultivar M001 chromosome 1, ASM1932011v1, whole genome shotgun sequence.
TCCCGTGCAGTTCTCCGtcgccctccctccctccatttgTTCCACTCACCCCACCACAGCCACAATAGCATCACAATCGTTAGCTGCGATCTCTTATCAAGATTCAGAATCCATCATGTTTCTCGCTGAACTAGCTTCAGCCAAGTCCCGTCGCGCCTCTTCCAGGTTCAGCTCCCTCTATATACCTTTGACCTCTTTACACTTGAGAAAGAGGTGGCCGCCATCCTCATCAAGCCTTCTGCACATACACCAACGCAATTCTAGATTTTACTTTAGTATTCTTGCTTTCTTGGGTGAGGGATATAGTTTGTACTTCCTCTAATCAGTTCTTTTTTTTTTCGCGACCGGGACTTCACCCGTTTTTCTCTAATCAGTTCTCAGTTCTCAGAGAAATACGTAATGTAGTGTCTTGCTCTTTCTACCCCTCTGATTAGTAGTTTTGCTAGTCCAGCGAGGAAATACCGCTTAGAATTTTGGCGTGGCTTGCGACCGAAGCAGAGATGGTACAAATTAAATGAAGTTGCTCATGGATGATCAATTATCAAGAGTTCGTTGCAAAGAAAAGAACGGCAGGATAGACACTACAGATTGCAGGTTTGCATGCTTTACATTGATCTATTAGGCTCGGTTGCCAAGACAACATATGTAAtcgacaaaacaaaacaaaaaaaacaaaagcaaaatTTCTAGACTCGGAGGTGACCTCGAGTTGCACTGATCTGTCCCTGGTCCGAGCTAGGGATCCCGAGGAAGCCTAGGGTGGTCGGCCAAGGACTGAATGATCGAATTGCATAACTAGCATTACATGTAGAAAGCTTTAGGGGGTGATCCATAGAATCGAAGGAGTACCTTTCTGGCCTATATTATGTTCTGTCTGTCCATGATAAATCCGACGACCGACATCGGTCTGGAACATGGGAGCACCAGAACTGTTATcgctttgctgctgctgctcctcctcctcttggcCATACTTGAGCATCTCACGTTCCTTGATTCTGGACTGTACCAGCTCGATCCTGGGGTGGTTGGGATGGCTGGAGACTGCACTGCTTATAGCCGCCTCAAAAGACTCCACCTCCGTGGTAGTGGCACCATCACCGTTAGTGTCGACAAGAACGCGTGCAAGAGCTGAAAGATGCTCGAGGCCGAAGCCGGCACCAACGCTATGGTCGCTGTCAGCGGACTCATTCCACCAACGGTTCCAACGGCTAGAGCGCACGAGTCCTCAGGAGTGCCAACATCCGCGCCGTGCGCGTCCACGATCCGCAGAGCGCGCGCTGCCGCATACGCCCGCACGCCCTGTCTCCGCGTCGCCCACGCTCCCGCATAGATCGCTTAGCCGCTCGCATGCATAGCTATGGCCAAAGGCCACCGTGTTGTATCTATATATGTACACTATCATTGATCAATAGAGGTTATCCAGTTGTGCAATCcctttctacatggtatcagaCGCTCTACGATCCTAACTTCTCTCCGGCAACCACACCTTCCGCTCCAATGGCTGGCTCCTCCCACCCCTCTGATTCCTCCTCCGACGATGACTTCTCCGTCGCCCCTGCTTCTGCCTCCATGATCCAAGGCATCTCCATTCGCCACCACGTCCCTGTCATCCTCGACATGGACGAAGGGAACTATGGCCAATGGCGCCTGTTCTTCGAATCCACCCTCGGGAAATTTGGGCTCGAGAGCCACGTCCGCTCCACCACCCCGTCCGACGACCGCGATGGCGAGTGGCGCAGGGTTGATTCCTGCGTCGTCAACTGGATCCTCGCCACCATCTCGAAGGGTGTCTTCGACATCGTCCGCCGCGACGGCCACGACGCCTTCACCCTGTGGCACGCCGTCGAAGGTCTGTTCCAGGACAACGAGCTGCAGCGCGCCGTGTACCTGGAGAGCAAGTTGCGCACCTTGCAGCAAGGCGACATGTCGATGAACGACTACTGCACCCGGCTGAAGCGGCTCGCGGAGTCAAGTTCTCAATCTCCTCCGCGGCCTCAATCCCCGGTACCGCTACGTCAAGCCGGTGATCACTATCAAGAATCCGCCGCACACTTTCCAAAGCGCCCGCTCCTTCCTCATCCTCGAGGAGCTCAGCGCTCAGCATGATGCCAACGCTGAGGCCAGCCACGCGCTCGCGGCAACGCACGATGATCAGTCCGGGGGCTCCTCCAACTCGACGTCCACGGGCACCAAGGACGACTCTTCGTCCTCCAGCGCGCCTCGTTCCAATAGCGGCGGCGGCAACTCCCGATCCACATACCGATCCGATCGGCGCCGTGGACGGGGTCGCGTCAATGGCGGCGGGCCACGCAACAACAACTCCAACCCCTCGAACAACCAGCCCGCGCCATGGGCCGCGGGCTACAATCCCTGGCAGGGCATGGTGCAGGCCTGGCCCATGCCTTTCCGTGCCCCCGGTGCCGGTGTTCTGGGACCGCGTCCACCATTCCAGCCGCAGTAGGCGATGGCGGCCTACCACCACCCGGCTCCTGGCGGCGTCTTCGACAACAGCGCCCTCTATGCGACACTGCAATCCGCCGGCGCCCCGCATCAGCCAAAAGCACGTCCGACTGGTACTTCGACACCGGTGTGACGTCGCACATGTCTTCCTCCCCTGGTAATTTTCCTCCTTCCGTTCTTCGACCTTCTTCATCCTCCATCACAGTAGGCAATGGTGCTCAGTTGCCCGTTACACACCAAGCACACACCATCATTCCTACTGCCACTTCCCCTCTACGTTTAAATGATGTTCTTGTCTCCCCATCCCTCATCAAAAACTTGATTTCAGTTCGTCGTCTTACGCGTGATAATAATGTTTCAATTGAGTTTGACCCATCTGGTTTTCCCATCAAGGATCTTCCTTCCAGGGCGGAGATGCTCCGATGTGAGAGCAGCGGCGATCTCTATCCACTCCGGCTTCCCCCACCACCAAGCTCTCACTGCATCCTCGGAGACGACGCTGTGGCATTACCCAGCCATCTCCCAAATTTTTCAATCTTTTCCTTTTCAATGTAATAAAGCTGATGCTcactcttgttcttcttgccgtTTGGGCAAGCACACTCGTTTACCGTTTACTGATTCTACATCACAGACATTTTTCCCTTTTCAACTTGTTCATTCAGATGTATGGACGTCCCCGGTTATTAGTCACTCCGGTTATAAGTATTATGTTGTTTTCCTGGATGATTACACGCATTACTTATGGACCATTCCCCTGCGTAACAAATCTGATGTTTTCCACACCATTCGCTCATTCATTTCATATGTGCATACACAGTTCCATCTTCCTATACTCGCATTTCAGACTGACAATGGACGGGAGTATGACTCCACTGCCATGCGTCTTCTCCTTTCCTCTCTCGGTACCCAGCTTCGCCTCTCGTGTCCTTACACATCGCAGCAAAACGGGAAGCCATGGCTTCTTCCTTTGCCAGGCTCAGTACGCCGAGGAGCTTCTCGAACGTGCTGGCATGGCCAATTGCAAGCCCGTTGCGACACCGGCAGACACAAAATCGAAGGCTTCTGCGACCGACGGCTCCCCCATCGACGACGTCACCTCCTACCGAAGCATCGCAGGCACCTTGCAGTACTTGACGATCACACGCCCTAACATTGCGTACGCCGTGCAACAGGTTTGCCTCCATATGCACGCTCCGCGCGACATGCACCTAACCATGCTGAAGCGCACACTACGGTATGTCAAAGGGACCATCAACCTCGGCGTCCAGCTGCGCGCCATCACGACACCGACGATCATTGCCTACTCCGACGCCGATTGGGCCGGTTGCCCGGACACACGACGGTCCACTTCGGGGTTTTGCGTCTTCCTTGGCTCATCCCTCATCTCGTGGTCGTCCAAGAGGCAAACCACGGTTTCGAGGTCGAGTGCCGAGGCGGAGTACCGCGCCATCGCCAACGCCGTCTCCGAGTGTTCCTGGCTTCGCCAACTGCTCGCCGAACTGCTCTACAAGATTCCCTCGGCGACGGTCGCGTTCTGCGACAACATCTCTTCAGTTTACATGGCTCATAATCCGGTGCACCATCGGCGAACCAAACACATCGAGCTTGGCCATTGGCGAGCTCTGTGTTACACATGTTCCCAGTGCACGGCAGCTCGCAGACGTGTTCACCAAGGGGCTTCTGTCGGCACTCTTCTCCGACTTTAGAGACAGCCTCTCCATCACGACCGGCGATGTCCAAACTGAGGGGGGGTGTCAGCGGACTCATTCCACCAACGGTTCCAACGGCTAGAGCGCACGAGTCCTCAGGAGTGCCAACGTCCGCGCCGTGCGCGTCCATGATCCGCAGAGCGCGCGCTGCCGCATACGCCCGCACGCCCGGTCTCCGCATCGCCCACGCTCCCGCATAGATCGCTTAGCCGCTCGCATGCATAGCTGTGGCCAAAGGCCACCGTGTTGTATCTATATATGTACACTATCATTGATCAATAGAGGTTATCCAGTTGTGCAATCCCTTTCTACAGTCGCCCTTGGTCCCTTCTGCTCTGAGAAAAAGACGGAGCATCTGGAGGTCCGGCATAGCTCCTGGCGCAAACACCAGCCCAATTCTTCCCCCAGGAGCAAACATGTCGAAGACGAACTCCTTTAGGCACCGAAATCCGTTACCGCAAACGAGGTACCTTTCTGCGGGAGCAAAATCGTGTACGCCTATgcgaaggaagagaaggaagggaAGCTCTCTAAGGCAACGGAGATATCTCGCTCGCATGGTGCGAACCCACGTATCCAAgtgagagagatgaagaagcggGGTCATCGGCGTCATAGGACTGGAAATTGCGTCGAAGCATCCATCATCAAACGGATTCGTGACTCCACTGACATCAGGGTACCGAAAGATGCATAGATGGTGGAGGTTGTGCCTTCCCAGCTCACGTAGGCTTGTCGCGAAGCTTTCGTTGTAGCTCCTAAGATCATCTGACCCGTTTGGCTTGATGCTCCCCATGTAAAGCTCTCTTAGCTCTTTCACTTCCCCAAGACATTCTACCAGCTTCATGGAGTTTATAGTGAGCATCCACAACACCTGCGAAGCTCGCAGATTTGTGACCTCATCAGGCAACACTGAATCATCAGAAAGAAATAGGTGCTTCAATCTTCTCAGTTGACCTATCGCAGACGGCAGTTTCCCATTCAGTGACCTCCCTctcaaatccattgtctccaagtATTGAAGATTCCCAATTTCCTCCGGGACCTCTGTAATATCTGCCCCAATTAGATTCAGATATCTCAACTGCGGACACTTGTGTATGCTCTTAATTTGCACACGTAAAGAACAGCGTTCTAAATCCAACACACGCATCGCAGGGCAATCCAATTTAACAAAAGTATACTTGCAAGACCCAAACGCATGGAAAGAACGCACATGAACCAAGTCTGTCGTCTTCAGTTGTTCAACTTCATTTTCTGTGTACCTGTGATGCAAACACAAACGGCGTATCTTGCCCAGATGATCTTTAGCCCCATATCCATTAAATGTCGTAACAAAATTTTCTTCAGCCGACAGTGCTATTAGAATGTCAAGCAATACATCATGGAGTTGACATGCCCTTGCCTTCCCATCATACTGAATACCAACTGGTTGGATCATGCTTCTGTTGATTAGCTCATTAAAGTAAGCCTCCCCTGTTTCCTCCGGATTCTGACCCCTTTCTCCGTCAACGAGACCTTCTGCTATCCACTTCCATATCAATTGTTTCCTTCGAATCAAATAGTCCTCTGGAAACACACTTATATATAGTAAGCATGTCTTCAAATAATATGGAAGATCGTAATAGCTGAAGAGTAATATATTCTTCATTTGAGCTGAAGCTTCTTCTCTGGCAGAACCAATACCATTTTTCACCAACTCCCACTGTTCCCTTATTTTCGGTTTGGTAGACAACAAACTTGATATAGTTATTATAGCTAATGGCAAACCACCACATTTTTTTAAGATTGCATTCGAAACATCTTCTAGCTGTGATGGACAGTCATGCTCTGGTTGAAAAATCCTTCTCATGAATAGCCTTCTTGAATCGACACTGTTTAGAGGCTTAATTTCATAGATTAGATCTTGAGAATCACTGCTGCAAGATTGAGCAACGCTGCTGATGTGTGTGGTCGTAACTACTCTACTATAATGTCTATTATGAGGTAGAATTGACTTCACGAGCCCCCAATCTGATGTACTCCAGACATCATCAATGACAATTAGGTACCTGTGTATGTGATTTAAAAGAATTGCTTTGAGTGAACTTCCATAATATCTAAAAATAATTTATGGCATGTAGGACTACAATTGAACTATTAAAGTGTGGATTTTCTCAACCAAGGCTTATATCTACACCTCATATTTTTTAGGTGTGACATGTGcactaaataataataataataatatatacacACAGTCCATCGACCCGTGCTACTGCATGGGCTAATATCATAGAAGACATAAtacattaatatttatgataccaaatatatttattatgaaaacatacatgatgaatctaatgatatttattggGCATCATAAATATCGGTATTTTTTGTATTAACTTAGTGAAACTGATAATATATTGGAGGTGGTAGCAATTGAGGTGGACCATAAAAAGGCTTCCAAAAAAAATATTGTCAATTGTAAAGCTATCTTAAGTGTATCATCTAATACTCTGTTTGACATTTAATGAAATGTATGAGGAACTGAGAGTTATACATAAGCAAtatcaaaccagttttgttgtaTACAGTTGTATATAGATGGAGTATGCACTAACAATGGAAAGTAACTATAAGTACCTCTTATCTTGCAAATAATCCCTAAGAGTGCGTATCAATTGCTCAACCTCCAGTCTGTCAAATTGTCCACTCTCATACTCTTTCCGTAGAAGCTGAGAAAGTATATCCTTAGTAAGCCTTTTGAGATCGAGGATCCGAGACACCGATGTGGAGGCCTTGTAGTGGATTTGTCCCCCAACGGAGCGATAAACCTCCATGGCAAGCGTGGTCTTGCCCAGTCCTCCAAATCCTACGATCGAGACGACCTTCAGTTGTGGCTCTCCATCCATCAACCACCCAGTTATCACGTCTCGTGGACCATCAACGCCTACAAGGCCCTTGGATTCGGCTAGGAGTACAGGCAACCGGGGGTCGATAGCCTCGATAGCCACATGGGTTCCACTCCTGACGATACTCTCGTCGAGCTTATACCTAGACCGGCGTTCACTGACTTCCTTGACACGGGCGGTGAGCTCCTCGATCTGGTCCGCCACCCGGTGCCGCACCCAGATTCTCTTCATCTTGCGCGCCATCTTCTTGATGACCCCGGGTTTGGCAACCCCGTGGCCGTGGGCGAGCTTGTGCATGAAGGCGTCGATGCAGTCCTCCATGTCGTAGGCAAGCTCGCGCACGTTGTTCCTCCAGTCCTTGAGCTGCTGATGGAGCCCCTGCACTGCACATCGGCCAGCTTGAGCAGCAGCGCGTTCATGCTGCTCAGCTCGTCTCTGGCGGAGGCGATCTTGCGGCGGACGCTCTTGTGCTTCATGTACTCCTCCCCGAGCAGGGCGGTGAGCTTGGCGAGGAGGGAGTTCATCCCCACGATGGAGAACACCATCGCTAGCTCCAACGATGATCCTCTGTGTCGGATGGCGCTTGCCAAGCAACAAGAAGATGGTGGATGCGGTGAGCTGGGCTTAGCTTAGCTGTTGGTGGTTCCCTGCATTTTCTTGTAAGCAATAAGCGTGCGTTTGCAATGTATATTAGCGTTGCCGGACAGTATGAACCAGTCAGGGTAACAGGTTTTGATGACTTAATAGCTATGATACTTTGCTATAGTCAATAATCGTAGCACCAAGTTGCAATATAATGTAGCTTATTTGCAGTCGCAAACAATTGTAGCCATGTCGCATGACAAGGCAAGATTTACTAGTAGTATATGGCAACTTGCCCTTAGTGAAACTAACACTACAACTGGTGAACTGTAATGATTCATAGAGTTGGCTTCTAATGATATTTGCCTGGAAGGTGCTACCAGCCTCCCATACCCATCAACGCTGATCACGCTTGTCCTTTAGAGGGGCTGTGGATTTTTTTTTAGCCTGCTGAGGTGTTTCTGCCGTTGAGGCAAAACTTGGTGTTCTTTCTTTCCTTACTTTAATGCAACATGC
It encodes:
- the LOC136452081 gene encoding uncharacterized protein, with protein sequence MVFSIVGMNSLLAKLTALLGEEYMKHKSGLHQQLKDWRNNVRELAYDMEDCIDAFMHKLAHGHGVAKPGVIKKMARKMKRIWVRHRVADQIEELTARVKEVSERRSRYKLDESIVRSGTHVAIEAIDPRLPVLLAESKGLVGVDGPRDVITGWLMDGEPQLKVVSIVGFGGLGKTTLAMEVYRSVGGQIHYKASTSVSRILDLKRLTKDILSQLLRKEYESGQFDRLEVEQLIRTLRDYLQDKRYTENEVEQLKTTDLVHVRSFHAFGSCKYTFVKLDCPAMRVLDLERCSLRVQIKSIHKCPQLRYLNLIGADITEVPEEIGNLQYLETMDLRGRSLNGKLPSAIGQLRRLKHLFLSDDSVLPDEVTNLRASQVLWMLTINSMKLVECLGEVKELRELYMGSIKPNGSDDLRSYNESFATSLRELGRHNLHHLCIFRYPDEFVFDMFAPGGRIGLVFAPGAMPDLQMLRLFLRAEGTKGDCRKGLHNWITSIDQ